The Raphanus sativus cultivar WK10039 chromosome 6, ASM80110v3, whole genome shotgun sequence sequence TTAAAGTTTCCAGTTGTTGTTTTAGACAGTCCTTGGTTTTCACAACACAGTAAGAACAGAAAAAGTACGTCTCACATAGTTTTTTGGTAACACTTTGCTTAACTACTACTGCAGCAACCGCCATTGTTCTGTAGAATTGGCTGACCTTTCATCTGAACAGTTCCACTTCCGGAGGCCTTGTTTGCAGTAGTCTGGCTTCCCATTCTGCAAAGTTAAAAGAGTAATAATACGATCACACTCAGCCGAACCAGTAAATGTAGATATAATGAGAACACATCTCTCATAAAAACTCAAGTACACAACAGGAGGCTACAACAGATTGACACAGAAGTAAGTTTGTACATTTGCTTTCAAGTTAGCAATCAAGTCTCCAAAACACACCATCTTCACTAGGGAACATAGAATACAATATTGGATAAAATAAACCATGAGGAAAACTAAAAGAAAGTGAGCAATACCTCTTCTTGATCTCGCCAGCAATAGTTAAGAATGCTTGTTCGACGTTGATAGAATCCTTAGCACTGGTCTCAAGAAATGGAATTCCAAGCTCATCTGCTAAGGCCTGTAAGTGTAAATTTTTAACAGATGAGAcgtaagataaaaaaaagtcaCAGCTTCGTCAGTAGAAACGGCTACTGAACATAAGCAAATTTTAATCTCCAGAATCAGATTATCTAAGTTTTGGACTTTGGTCAATGACCATATACACGTATTATTCCTTAGGTTGTGGTATATGACAATCTTAACAATCGTAATATCATCACACGGTTAAATATTTGTCCTACCAAGCCTACCATGATACGTTCAAATGAAGAAAAGGCAGGGAAAGAAACACAATCATAACTGGAAaggcagaaaaaaaaagactagtGGATGTGAGCTAACCTTTCCAGTTTCGGTGGAAACAACTTTACTCTCAACCATATCATTCTTGTTACCGATAAGAAGCTTGCACACACTGTCATTAGCATACCTGTCGATCTCACTCAACCACTGCTTCACGTTGTTAAAGCTCTCCATCTCAGTACAGTCGTACACAATCTGTTACAAGATCATCACTAAATCCCATCAGCTGAGGGTTTTAGAGAATTAAACATGGAAATAACATTTCAAGATTCTTCCTTccactaagaaaataaaaaagtccACAGAGAAGAGCAGTATGATAA is a genomic window containing:
- the LOC108809269 gene encoding ras-related protein RABD1-like, which gives rise to MSTEYDYLFKLLLIGDSSVGKSCLLLRFADDAYIDSYISTIGVDFKIRTIELDGRTVKLQIWDTAGQERFRTITSSYYRGAHGIIIVYDCTEMESFNNVKQWLSEIDRYANDSVCKLLIGNKNDMVESKVVSTETGKALADELGIPFLETSAKDSINVEQAFLTIAGEIKKRMGSQTTANKASGSGTVQMKGQPILQNNGGCCSSS